Sequence from the Paramisgurnus dabryanus chromosome 3, PD_genome_1.1, whole genome shotgun sequence genome:
catcctccagaggtcgcatttgaAGGCTGGATACGTCATGAAGACTTCTtcatttcagaatattaacaattataaaattgacttttattcttagttaatcgtaaattgttgtaaatgcttatgacttgcgcatgtagtgctcagttaacttaaataaaccaggcttaatgacgtatgcagcctgcataagcgacctccggaggatgcagccttccgTTTGAGAATCGGCCACTATCTTACTTTTAAAGAACGTATTTTGTAAAGATTACTTTAGCGCATTCTTATTTCTATGGAAGTCAACAATACTGGCGAATAATACATTGAAATTATTGTATTAATGcacaaattttccattgacaaATCTCAGATTTGAATGAACCTTAATGGAGAATTCGGCTTTGTGAGCCGCTAAGCGCCCTCTTGAGGAACATACGTATCTGTTCTTATAGTAACACAGTTATGGGTAACTAGTTATGTATGGTTTATCACCGAATGTTCTCTCCCTATTAAACTACCGGAAGTGAAATCTTAATCTTCGGGCCGGATGAAACCGGCCACAACAAGACACATTTTGGGTGCAGTATGTACTCTTTGAGGATGCAGGTATTGCCTCATTATGACAGGATGTATACTGTATTCAACGTTCTCCATTCATTATAATAGTGTTTGGGACACTATTACGTTACACATTAAGAAAAGAGAGAATTAAactaatattaaataataataattatattttattatttataatataatacatattataaattatattattatttttacttaGCACAAGTGATACCATGGTACAGTGATgttattctgatagtaattaaAGATGACCACATTACCATACTGTGGTATTTATATGATATTTCAAGGTACTATAGGAATATTGTGGTATAAAGAGGGAAGTTTCTGAAATATTTTATAGCTGAACAACAAAAATTTCTACATTTCTATAAACTTTTCGTGACTTCCTAAGATGTCATATCCTTGTTTGCATGCCTTGAATTCACaatcttaaaatattttgatactTTCAGGTTGAAAATAATAAACCTAATgacatatacagtatgtgtgcatGTAGATCATTTCAGAACATGGtgggaaatagacagcatttctCATTGAGTTGTTTTATGTGGTTTACTCAACGGTTTCACCTTATGCAACCCATGAAGTAAACGACATGTTTAGTAAGACTGCAAACCGAGCGGTAAAACATTCAGAAACGTAAAGAATAAAGACGACTgacaataaatattatttatttcctttGTTTACAAAAGATAAATACCTAAAACTTGAAGATTGCACTGAACATTATCTAGGTCACATTAAGAAACAGGAAGTTACCAATGGGTTAAAACACTTTAAGGAACTCACACAGACAGCAGCTATgtttttgtcaagttcagtgtTGTGTAACTGAGACAAAGTAAATAAAACCTACATagaaaatatttacatattagttatgcaagttaaatattttaaaaaacatcttGTGCAAACAAtttataaataatgtaaaacGTAATAAAATCAAGCTAAAACATTAAAgaagattttaaaataattagcTGGTTTGGTCAGACAGTTTTTCGCTTTTTGGTTGGTAGTGTTGTCTTAGTTCTTGTATGTGATAGGCCCATGCTCTGTCCGCACCCTCACCCTCTATCCTACAAGCTGTCCAATCAGGGAACGGGAAACGTCCCGCTACAATCAATGCATCTTCAGGAAGTTCAGCCAGCAACTTCTTTTGTAAAAGACTTAGCTGGAAAACACACAATACATTTGATAAAAATTGTATATAAGGTCCTTTTTTGTAAAGCGTTAACACTACGGATTACCATGGTACTTACCACACTAGGAGCCAAAAATACTGTAATATTCTTAAAAGTTGAAAGATCAACCTAAGAAGACACACAGGATGTAAACACATATAAGATGTGTCTGGATAGTACAGTATAGTATAGACCCTATGGCATAAGAGACTCTATGCACTGCACTGTATAGTATAAAAATTAGTATAAGATCATATTTTTTGTGAATTATATAAATATTCACATTACCTTCCACAGGTCTTCTCGTCGATATGAAACACTTCTATGAAATCCAGCTCTCCATGCATGAAAACATGCAAGTCGAGCAAGCCAGGGGTTGAGTTCATAGCCGACTGCTGGAGAAAATCCCCGACGGCACGCTTCTAATAcctgtacacatttaaaataaacacacacagagataaAAGATAAAAGTTATGGTGCAGTTGATGGCAGGTTTGATTGTttggtcagaaatatgttgtttaattgtgattttaaagaTATTTGTCTTTCCCCATTCgctttagtcttgcatgactggCCAAAGGCATTGCAAACATGTCCGCCCACTGACGCAACTTCCCTTAAGGGACTTTGACATTGCACAAGGGAAAAAGTGAAGGAGATCACTTACAATTCTGCCATCACCTGAACCCAGGTCAGCTATGGCTCCAGATCTGCCTTTCAGCAAAGTCATAACGTTACATACTTGAGATCTGCTAGCTGGCATATAGGGTACCTAGATCACAGTGACAGATATCAGTATGGTGCATTTTATATTATAGCATTAacacttttttaaagaaat
This genomic interval carries:
- the antkmt gene encoding adenine nucleotide translocase lysine N-methyltransferase; its protein translation is MEDDIQEEVLSQFKEKRLGGWQILQMAAGTGLAAYAVWAGILMPGFRRVPLKLQVPYMPASRSQVCNVMTLLKGRSGAIADLGSGDGRIVLEACRRGFSPAVGYELNPWLARLACFHAWRAGFHRSVSYRREDLWKVDLSTFKNITVFLAPSVLSLLQKKLLAELPEDALIVAGRFPFPDWTACRIEGEGADRAWAYHIQELRQHYQPKSEKLSDQTS